One genomic window of Gossypium hirsutum isolate 1008001.06 chromosome D11, Gossypium_hirsutum_v2.1, whole genome shotgun sequence includes the following:
- the LOC107912363 gene encoding 60S ribosomal protein L18-2, protein MGIDLVAGGKSKKTKRTAPKSDDIYLKLLVKLYRFLVRRTGSKFNAVILKRLFMSKTNKPPLSLSRLIQFMKGKEDKIAVVVGAVTDDIRVYEVPALKVTALRFTETARARIEKAGGECLTFDQLALRAPLGQNTVLLRGPKNAREAVKHFGPAPGVPHSHTKPYVRAKGRKFERARGRRNSKGFRV, encoded by the exons ATG GGTATCGACTTGGTCGCCGGCGGCAAGAGCAAGAAGACGAAGAGAACTGCTCCCAAGTCTGATGATATATATCTCAAGCTCCTTGTCAAG CTTTACCGTTTTCTGGTAAGAAGGACTGGCAGCAAATTCAATGCGGTGATCTTGAAGCGGCTATTTATGAGCAAAACCAACAAGCCTCCTTTATCTCTTTCTAGGTTGATTCAATTCATGAAGGGCAAg GAGGATAAGATTGCTGTGGTAGTCGGGGCTGTCACCGATGACATTCGTGTGTATGAAGTTCCTGCGCTGAAGGTTACTGCGTTAAGGTTCACTGAAACGGCCAGGGCAAGGATTGAGAAAGCTGGTGGGGAATGTTTAACATTTGACCAACTTGCTCTTCGAGCACCTCTTGGACAGAACACG GTTCTCCTCCGAGGTCCAAAGAATGCTCGTGAGGCAGTGAAGCACTTCGGACCAGCTCCTGGTGTGCCACACAGCCACACCAAGCCCTATGTGCGGGCAAAGGGAAGGAAATTTGAGAGGGCTAGAGGAAGAAGGAACAGCAAAGGCTTCAGGGTTTGA